Sequence from the Helianthus annuus cultivar XRQ/B chromosome 13, HanXRQr2.0-SUNRISE, whole genome shotgun sequence genome:
TAACTTGTGAGTTGAGTAAACAAACCTTTTCAAGTGGATAGACAGTTTTCTTACAAACTGCACATTTATCTTGGGTTCCAGAAAACAAAGCAGCTAATCTACTAGGGGCTTTTCCCtgtaattaattaaattaactaattaaaaaaaagtatCTTATAAATATTCTATAATTAAATGACAAATAAGTAGAGCATAGCGTACCGTCTCTTGTGGTTTAGCAGCTGATCATCATTCATCATTAAAATGTGCATTAGAAAAATTATTATAATAAACTTCCAacaataattaattaagttataatAAAGTTTATGATAATAAATTAATACAAATCCTACGTGTGACTTTAGGGAGACCTCCTCTCTCCTTAAACTTTTGCTCAAAGTGAGGCTTGCAAAATAGAACTCCTTCCAATGATGAGTATGTGCTTATCTATCACACATAACAACACATTATTGATATAGTGTATATgcatacacacacacattcatagcttaataaatataaaaatccTAAGAATTTTCGTAGCGACATTTATACATGCTTGTATCCAGGAGAAAACGTAACATTCTAATGTTAGTCGCACCATTGTGACGAGAGAAAGACACATGTAATTAAAACTCGTTACAAACTTACAATGTTGAATCATACTTGGAAAGTTGGATGCGTATAAACACGTTTGATGAAAGGATCAGTTACATATACCTTTATAATCAACAATGCATCGCACCtttttaaaaacttgttttataaaacaatatagAATATGCATGTGCATGTGCATGTACGTATGCATGTATCATCATTGCAATGATTGATACATGACATAAGTGTCTCGAATAGATGTACGTGCATGGATCATACGATCCGTTATGTAGATTATAGATTCAACATTGAATCTTATGTTCCAAAAAAGGGTATATCCATCATCTACTCCATATTGCAAATAAAATCTCGCATTTTTCAGGTTTCAAATCCCACTTAACGCGGCACAAGATGAAATGTACCAACAAGGCATCTTCGTACGTATCATTCAAATTCGGTTAAGAAAACATGGGATCAATGAGAGATTATTTGCGAGCCGCTCATTGCGATTAATTCAAGAATTAAggaaaccaaacaaaaacatatACCGTAAGCTTGCCGTTGCATTGgctgcatttgaagcatgttttATGATAAGTGATTCCATCAGCAGTTATCATTTCAAGAAAATAAACAGTCTTTTCGCAGATCTTGCATTTTTCTAAAGTTCCGGTGAACGCCATTTCGAACTTCACCACCTTTTTCTTCTTCGATCTGTCTTTTTAgctttttatttttctaaaattatTTTGTTATAATATTGTAAAACGAATTTCCAAAAGAAATAAGGTAAGGTAGGGAAAATTCCATGTTTTTAAGGGACTTGATTAATTTAGCGTATTTAAATCCAGTTGTTCAATAAATGTTTGAAAGGAGAGAACTTTTAGGTCAACGATGGGTTGAGGTTTTATTAACGTTGTTGAGAGAATTTTTCGTGGATATAATATAATTAACATTGTAGTGAACTTCCAAAGAATTAGGACATGCTTTTCAAAAATATTGTAAATCTTGAATTTAAGTGCTAACCCAAAAAACTCATTCGGTTTAACGAGTTAtataaactatttaaaaaaaactattaacgttatagcaataaacaaacaaaacactaCTAGAAAAAAGGGTTTTTGTCATGAAACTTTCGGTCACAAAATAGTAGCAATTTCCCTGTTGTCACCATTTTGCCACAAAAAATGCGGTGACAAAAACACCCGTGTCAATTGCCCTACTGTTACCAAATAGCCACCATTTTTATATTTTGCCACCTTATTTTTGCCACCACAATATTGGTCAAAATTATTTGCCACCGCTTCTTGTTTTCTACGGTCCACCTTGTTTGCTACCGATTTGCCACCGTTTAGTTTGCTACCGATTTGCCACCGTTTAGTTTGCTACCCATTTGCCACCATTTTCATTTACCAATTTGCCACCATTTAACCACCATTTTCATTGAAAACCTACGGGCATTTAGCGAGCTTGTTGAATTATTTGCTACCATTATTTTCTACCATTTTGTGATTGCTTGAATATTGGTTTTTTATTCAGcttgatttttcaatttccctacttttttcataaaaattacatatcaataaaattacaaaattatatAAAGAGTCTAATAGGATCATGAAAAcccaaaattatataaaacatcTATGTATCAAAAGCATACAAAACATTCTAATAGAAATACCAGCTAAAACATCAAataactaaaaaaaacctaataCGATAAACATCGAAACATTCAAAACCAAGTGTTTGTAGCCTATCTTCAAATTGTACTTGTTAACACAACTCCAATTTGTGACATCTTATCGAGTATAGCATCTTTATCCAccttatcttttttttttcagcCAACAACCCTGCAACAATTTCATTTagcctttctttttctttttctttttcttcatccttTTCTTTAATGAGCTCCTTGATAACTAAGTTCAACTTTTCAATCTAGAAAACAACCAATGAATTGAATCAAGAATTCAGAATTAACAAAAACTAATAACGGGTCAAGTTGGTTGCAAAGATAACTATATCCAATTGTGAGCTACAATTCAAGTGCTAGAAGCTAAATGGATATCATCTCACCATAGAAAAATTTTGAATACAAAAAGACTCGCTGGTCTTTATCTACTACCAGCATAGAAAAGAAAAAAGAATTGTATAAATGGATATTGTCTCACCATAGTAACCATAGTACCTGATAGTCTAACTCATGATGCAAATTTGCACTTAGAGACTCAAGTATTAAACATCTGAATTGCCACAACTGTACATAAAAACCAACAATCATTATTATAAACAATGTTATAAAACTTCTATAtattcaaaatccaaaaaaaatataTGCTATATTTGTTGTGCCAAAAGCTATATTTTGGGAACAATCTAAAATAAGCTAAAAGGGTCGGACCCACCGGAACCATGCCAGACCCGACCCGACCCACGAACCGTTTTAGAGCATATCGTAAGAACGGTAACCGACCCTTTTAGTACAGGGTCGGTTCGGTTCCAAAAGGTTCCAAAAAGGTCGGTCCTCACATAAGACCCACAGAACCGTTTTTGAAACTTAAATTTTTGGCTCGGGCCAAGCTGAGACAAACTGAAGCCTCAATCAATCATCATCCACAATGCAATGTTGCTATAAGAACATTATTAAATTTTACTAATTCATACAATCATTGAAACATTGAAAcactaaattaaattaaataagaTAACAAATAGTAATGTATATAAAATATAAGTTTCCAAAACCAAAAAACCATATGCTAACTTGtcttttgtaatgtataaatgagTCTGTTCCAATATATTTTCTTTTCTTGTCTTTTGTTTCAATCACACGGGGCgggttttggatcggaacgggtGGGTTCGGATCGGGTTCGTGCCGACACGGGTTTTCACACGGGACGGGTTTCGGATCGCAACAGATTTTAGGCTGACAATGGGTGAATTTCTCAGCAGCTTTTCATCAGTTAACCGACCCATAACCAAACAGAACTTATGCCAAAACTGAATATCTGAAAACCAATTGGTTAATGTTCaccaaaaatcaaaaaaattgttttggtgAGGGCTAACCGGAACCTATGCCAAAACTGAATAACTGAAAACCAAACCGAACCCCTTGATGTACAATCtctaaaaaaacaatttttttaaccaacccgaaacccgttctgacccggacccgttctgacccgaacacGTTCCTACctgaacccgttttgacccgaaccaaaacaaccctttttttatttgacccgttttgacctgaacccattttgacccgaacccattttgacccatgaCACAACCCGTCCCggcccgtttgccaggtctaatcGCAAAGTACATTGGTTAATCCAACAACATATATACGAATCATGCTTCAAATATAAAGACAACGACTTGAATTAATTAAACAGAAGACGTCTACATGCATCAAATATATATACGAGTCATTGAACCTAAACTACATAAGAAGACGACTGCATTAGCAGGTTCATATCTTCAAATCACAAAAAACACAACTCGATGATATCTTGAGATTGAGTTGCAGGTCCAATATACTGGGTTATAGTATCACTGAATTCTTCCACATACGATATAAAATATCAAAGTTAATAATATATGTATGACAAGATTGAACTGTCTCAAGATTACACAGTTACAGTAACTAGCATGGCATGAAACCTCTTTTCATGATTCAAATTAAATAAgaataagaaaaagaaaagagaacAAGCGATCCAAATGAACTGGGAAATGCTTTAGTTCTCTCCTTTCTAAACCTTACTTGTGTGACTATAAAAATAAGATTATTTCAAACTTGTATACATAGAAAAGCGCACCCTTGCAGACCGCATACCAGCACCAATCATCAGAAGCCAACAGTCAAGTAAGCAGTTAACTCAGGACAGATCGTCACTTTGATGTGGCCCATAGTTGTCACAGGCGCAAAAGGTGAGCCTTGGGCCTAGACGCAAGGCGCTTAAAAAGCGAGGGCGCGTGACTACAGATAGTCTTAGAAATAGCACCTGCTGTGCTGGTGATCAAATGAAGAACAAATCATACATTAGATAGCACTTAAACCTAACTTCCCTTCAATTTGTTGGGTTTCAAGCTtcaatcacacacaaacacacaaagataaaCTCACTAATAGATATTTCTTTTTACTACTTAAAACCCACAGGTTATTCATTCTCAAAGTCTGATATATATACAACTCGCTCGCCGCTTGTTTGGAAAATATAAAGTAGGACCGTTCAAATCGCTCGCCGCTTGTTTGGAAATTGCTCGGAAAATCCTCattcgatttgacgctcggttgtaaatgagccgctctacttggttcggtttgtaaacgagccaagcatgagcaaaggtccgctcggctcgaTTCGgatcgaattattatttttaattagtacatatatacaaatacatatacacatacattgttattcataagaaaaataaTATGCCATGAAATGTGTCTGTTTTTAAAGACACAAAAACTTGAGACCTaacattgtcactatctctctcagcaaatttaaatcgggcgacacggttgtccaaatcgctcgaTGCTCGCTCAGAATATTTACTGCTCAGAAAATCTAATGTGCCAAACAACTTCAACTTCATATAAAGTTTATCTTCATCAAtatttgatctttagtgttcaaccttttatttttaactttatattattAATTACATTTGATAGATTTTTGGATAATGAATATGGATCAAAGAAAGACTAACGAACCTCATATGTTATAAAATTTTAGATATGGATAAAAAGTAAAATTATTTGGGAGATACGGATAAGAATAAAATTTTCTAAGGCCAATGAGTTGTAAGATTAATTTTTTATAGAGAGTCCAATAGTTTTACAGTTTCgtatttttaaatatatacatatgtgtgtatgtgatgtttaagttaaaaaaaagagttaaatgtttaGTTGGTCTTTGTGGTTTATAGATATTACAGACTTGGTCCTaaaacttcaataattacaacgTTGGTCTTAATGGTTGTAATTTTTGCACACATGTGATTCTTATCACTAACCTATGTTAAGTTTTCTAGTTAAGTCTAGTTAGATGACCAAAGCACCCTTACTTGtaagaaaaacaaaaaataaaaaagatgtTTAATTAAAACAATAAATCTTTGTGGGTCCCACCTCACCCCACTTCTTCTCCTACCTCAAACCtgaccaccatcaccaccaccaccaccgtctcacAAACATTTCCGATTCATCGGGGTCTTAAGCGATTTCAAACATTACCAACAACGATTCACGCGTTTTGTATCAGTTCATGTTAGTAAACCAAGAATTCCCGCGAACAAACGAGAAATTCTGTATTGATTTACCTTAACTGTTGACAATCATCGTTTTTATTCACGATTCCGAATCCGTCAAACATCCTTAATATAGCACACATTTTCTAGTACAGAATCTACCaaatgaatgaatgaaatggTTTAACCGAATCCTTGAGTTTTTATTATTGCAAATTAATTCCTAAACGGACCCAATCTTACCAAATTCGTTTCAAGAGTATATATATCAAACCCAGAACATTAGTCAGACCTTTAACCACACGATTTCACTTTCAATTCTTTTCTGCAAACGCACCCTGTGTTCATCGATCATAGCCGGATACGGTGAAGCTCCGGCCAAGTCAAATCTTTTCCGGCTTAGCCTCGTTGTGCCGATCGGAGTGGTGGCGGCGTGCCGATCGGGAAGAATGGGGTGGACCGGTTGGGCGGTAGTGGTTGCTGAAAGGGTAATTAAAGGTTGGGTAGTaattgatatatttttttttaattttaaatgttTGTTTAAGTATTTCTTATTGTATATTAAATGGACAAGGGTATTTGAATATTTCACACACACTAAACTGAATATTTTAACGGTCACCCATGATAAGGATCATCTGAGTGTAAAAATTGCTAACGGTCACCTATGATAAGGATCATCTGAGTGTAAAAATTACAACGATTGAAACAAACTCTGTAATTAGTGAACCCTTAGGACCAAATCTGcaatacaaaccacagggaccaatcAAACATACTCTTAAAAAAATTAGGTTATACATTAaactatatataaaaaataaaagaaaggtAATGCATACGCGGAGTGATTTGATTGAATGGAACTAAGACTACACAGAGCGGAGGATCTTGAAaagggggcgttatgcgacatgtgaACGCCACGTCAGCACGCGTCTGAAAAATGACGTTGTGCGATGATGTGAGGAGTGGGACGGGGCGTGAAAGAGTAACGCTATTCAACACGTGACACAcacttgttattattattattttattattcaaaattatataaaatctatttaatttaaaagaaacattaatactaattaaacaataacattaataaaaaaacattacataattttaaaaataaaaacattacataacttaaaaaaagaaactaaagaaaaaacatgaaataatctaaaaaaacattatataattaaaataaaatgttAACCCTAATCATAATTAAACAAAAAATCTAACTACATGTTAAAACGTGTTTGAAGTCACTATTGTAGGTGTGTCTGTAGTTGATGAGGATGACTTGTATGATGTCATCTTCCGAAAGGTCACCACCGTCATTTTCCAACGCATTGTGTATCGTCTTAAATCTTTCACTATCCAAACAGACAGTCCTAAAATGTGAAGAACGTGCATCCACGGTTCGGGTGGTGTCACCCCTATGAATACAAAATTGTTGGAAAATATGCCCCCAAAACGT
This genomic interval carries:
- the LOC110903326 gene encoding LIM domain-containing protein PLIM2c, coding for MAFTGTLEKCKICEKTVYFLEMITADGITYHKTCFKCSQCNGKLTISTYSSLEGVLFCKPHFEQKFKERGGLPKVTQTGKAPSRLAALFSGTQDKCAVCKKTVYPLEKVTVEGEFYHKACFRCTQGGCFLTPSNYAALDGNLFCKPHFAQLFKEKGSYNHLKQAVSKKAAAAEESSSDQGTAEKTPETEETTKEEEED